In the genome of Spirochaetia bacterium, one region contains:
- a CDS encoding ABC transporter ATP-binding protein/permease, whose translation MLKRFLSYYKPYKGLFILDTVAALIYAGLSVLFPVLTRTLLKVYIPQKLWMPLVWTLLALLAVYLVQYVSEYIRVRWGHILGVGMETDMRHDLFAHLQQLPFEFFDKSKTGHLMSRMTNDLFDITETAHHCPEDLIMSAVTLIGAFAVMFSYNWRLTLVTMIPFPFLVIYGVRWGLRLKGRFMEVRRTVAEVNSAVENGIQGIREVKSFSREQFQQGQFDTVNGTLKKSKSQQYCAMASYHAVMGLLRNLCYLFPIAGGAILMYKGLLESYDLLTFILYIAVILPPIDRLINFTEQLQQGIVAFERFEEVMDVKPTISDSPEARPLVVTQGNICYDHVSFSYEDGEVVLKDLTFSIKGGESIALVGESGAGKTTLASLLPRFYEPQEGSISIDGQNIADVTQVTLRNSIGFVRQDIFLFDASIRENLLYGRLDASEEELWEALKAANLDEFVHSLPAGLDTQVGEKGTRLSGGQKQRLSIARVFLKNPPILVFDEATSSLDSQSEQLITDAFKKLSKGRTSLVIAHRLSTVRDADRILALENGQIVESGNHEQLLAQDGVYARLYRAQKL comes from the coding sequence ATGTTGAAAAGATTTCTATCATATTACAAACCCTATAAGGGTTTGTTCATACTTGATACGGTAGCAGCCCTCATCTATGCCGGATTATCTGTTCTTTTCCCCGTATTGACGAGGACGCTCCTGAAGGTCTATATCCCTCAGAAACTTTGGATGCCGTTGGTCTGGACATTGCTTGCTTTGCTTGCAGTCTATCTGGTGCAATATGTCAGTGAGTATATCCGTGTCAGATGGGGGCATATCCTTGGTGTAGGCATGGAAACTGATATGCGACATGATCTGTTTGCCCATCTCCAGCAGTTGCCCTTTGAGTTTTTTGATAAGTCAAAGACCGGGCACTTGATGAGTAGGATGACCAACGACCTTTTTGACATAACGGAAACTGCTCATCATTGTCCTGAGGATCTGATCATGAGTGCAGTAACTCTTATCGGGGCTTTTGCCGTAATGTTTTCCTACAATTGGCGGCTGACATTGGTTACCATGATCCCTTTTCCCTTCCTGGTAATTTATGGAGTCCGATGGGGATTGCGCTTGAAAGGTCGTTTCATGGAAGTCCGCAGGACTGTTGCAGAAGTAAACAGTGCCGTTGAGAACGGAATCCAAGGTATCCGTGAAGTAAAATCCTTTTCCCGGGAACAGTTTCAGCAGGGACAGTTTGATACAGTCAATGGTACGCTTAAGAAAAGCAAGAGCCAGCAGTATTGTGCAATGGCCAGTTATCATGCAGTAATGGGCTTGCTTCGTAATCTCTGCTATCTTTTCCCTATTGCCGGTGGTGCTATCCTTATGTATAAGGGATTGCTGGAGTCCTACGATTTGTTGACCTTCATCCTGTATATTGCGGTCATTCTGCCACCGATTGACCGGCTTATCAACTTTACAGAGCAACTGCAGCAAGGCATTGTTGCTTTTGAAAGGTTTGAGGAAGTCATGGATGTCAAGCCTACGATCAGCGACAGCCCAGAGGCAAGACCCCTGGTCGTTACACAAGGTAATATCTGTTATGATCATGTATCCTTTTCCTATGAAGATGGTGAAGTCGTATTAAAGGATCTTACCTTTTCCATCAAGGGAGGTGAAAGCATTGCCTTGGTGGGTGAATCTGGTGCAGGTAAGACGACTCTTGCTTCACTGTTGCCACGTTTTTACGAACCTCAGGAAGGTTCCATCAGCATTGATGGACAGAATATTGCCGATGTAACACAGGTAACTCTGAGAAATTCCATTGGCTTTGTACGCCAGGACATTTTTCTTTTTGATGCCTCAATAAGGGAGAACCTGTTGTATGGAAGGCTGGATGCCTCTGAAGAAGAACTCTGGGAAGCTTTGAAAGCTGCCAACCTTGATGAGTTCGTACATTCGCTTCCTGCCGGTCTCGATACTCAGGTAGGTGAAAAGGGTACGCGTCTTTCAGGTGGGCAGAAGCAGAGATTATCCATAGCCAGGGTCTTTCTCAAGAATCCTCCGATTCTGGTATTTGATGAGGCAACCAGTTCCCTTGATTCTCAGAGCGAGCAATTGATCACCGATGCCTTCAAGAAGCTTTCAAAAGGCAGGACTTCCCTTGTCATTGCGCATAGGCTTTCTACGGTCAGGGATGCTGACAGGATACTTGCCTTGGAAAACGGACAGATCGTAGAAAGTGGTAATCATGAGCAGCTTCTTGCGCAAGACGGTGTCTATGCACGGTTGTACAGGGCTCAGAAGTTGTAA
- a CDS encoding pyridoxamine kinase — protein sequence MKRIVTIQDISGIGKCSLTVALPIISAMGIETSVLPTAVLSTHTAFEGFTFRDLTEDIEPILSHWKKLDLHFDAIYTGYLGSQKQIELMSTMFDAYRQSGSLIFVDPCMADNGKLYPGFTKEFTIEMAKLCGKADIIVPNMTEACYLLDIPYQENEYDEAYVKKLLKGLAAKGTRKVAIKGITCKENKIGIMAYDAQTDSFSSYYHQRLPQNFHGTGDIFASVCVGAMMKGMVFSQALQLAADFVVESIKKTLADKEANWYGVNFEEAFPYLLKRLEEDNIIP from the coding sequence ATGAAAAGAATAGTTACCATACAGGATATTTCAGGAATAGGCAAGTGTTCCCTTACTGTGGCACTCCCGATTATTTCAGCAATGGGCATCGAAACTTCAGTGTTACCGACAGCGGTACTTTCTACACATACGGCCTTTGAAGGTTTTACCTTCAGAGACCTGACGGAGGACATAGAACCGATACTTTCCCATTGGAAAAAGTTAGATCTTCATTTTGATGCCATCTATACAGGCTATCTCGGTTCTCAGAAACAAATCGAACTCATGTCAACTATGTTTGATGCCTACAGGCAAAGTGGTTCACTCATATTTGTCGACCCCTGCATGGCAGACAACGGCAAGCTCTATCCCGGCTTTACAAAGGAGTTTACCATTGAAATGGCTAAGCTTTGCGGCAAAGCCGATATCATCGTTCCCAATATGACCGAAGCCTGTTATTTGCTGGATATTCCTTATCAAGAAAATGAATATGATGAAGCCTATGTAAAGAAACTGCTAAAGGGACTGGCAGCAAAAGGCACAAGAAAAGTTGCAATCAAGGGAATCACCTGCAAAGAAAACAAAATCGGCATCATGGCATATGATGCCCAGACAGACAGCTTTTCCAGTTATTACCATCAGAGACTTCCGCAGAATTTCCACGGGACAGGAGACATCTTTGCCAGCGTCTGTGTCGGTGCCATGATGAAAGGTATGGTATTCTCCCAAGCTCTGCAATTGGCCGCAGATTTTGTCGTAGAATCCATCAAGAAAACTCTTGCAGACAAAGAAGCAAATTGGTATGGCGTAAATTTCGAAGAAGCTTTCCCTTATCTGCTGAAAAGACTTGAGGAAGACAACATAATTCCCTAA
- a CDS encoding GGDEF domain-containing protein, translated as MLACTSVYINIQNGEISTDHLTGLYNRRRFDQHLQRRIREYNGKHLLFQIMLDLDGFKSINDIQGHIVGDEALMHMARLLRQACSGNDDFIARIGGDEFVVLGERTEYKEIEQLMARIRSFSSAYNQSAHARYCLLPSMGCAVYSKGESIDAFRATADSAMYMNKQERKSKNISV; from the coding sequence ATGCTGGCATGTACAAGTGTCTACATCAATATACAGAATGGTGAAATCTCAACAGACCATCTGACAGGTCTCTATAACCGCCGGAGATTTGACCAACATCTGCAACGGAGGATCCGTGAGTATAATGGCAAGCACCTCCTGTTCCAGATCATGCTGGATCTTGATGGCTTCAAGAGCATCAATGATATCCAAGGCCACATAGTAGGGGATGAAGCTTTGATGCATATGGCAAGATTGCTTCGACAAGCCTGTTCCGGCAATGATGATTTCATTGCTCGGATAGGTGGAGATGAATTCGTTGTCTTGGGCGAACGGACGGAATATAAGGAAATTGAGCAACTGATGGCAAGGATCAGGTCATTTTCCTCGGCTTACAACCAGAGTGCCCATGCACGGTACTGTCTCTTGCCAAGCATGGGATGTGCAGTTTATAGCAAGGGAGAAAGCATCGATGCTTTCAGGGCAACGGCTGATAGCGCCATGTATATGAACAAACAGGAGAGAAAGTCTAAGAACATTTCCGTTTGA
- a CDS encoding formate--tetrahydrofolate ligase: protein MGLVGIEEVARSVGIDQSYLIHYGNYKAKVDNKIYSAIGKKQPGKLVLVTSITPTKAGEGKTTASIALADGLSMIGEKAMLCLREPSMGPVFGLKGGATGGGKASIGPEEDINLHFTGDMHALTSSINLIAAVLDNSIYQGNPLHIDPDHIVWSRAMDMNDRELRNITVGQGKGNGIEHKGHFVITVASELMAILCLSLDAQDFYRRIRKIIVAYTYDGQPVTLADLRVSHAVMKLMKDALLPNLVQTLEHNPVFVHGGPFANIAHGCSSISALHLAMQLAPITITEAGFGADLGAEKFMDICCRVAGTQPVGAVVVATVKALKMHGGVPYEELDKENVAALLEGTCNLKAHVEAVRKFGVPVVIAINHFEFDTQAEVDALSGWCTAQGYEVAFLDGFAKGGAGAIDLAKKVVSMLAGNDSQYRPLYELDWPVKKKIETIAKEIYGAGKVIYTEQAERQLAKYHEMGLDDLYICMAKTPSSLTDNPKILGAPKGFAITVREVLLSAGAGFLIPMTGKVLTMPGLNAVPAAVQMEEEPLVGLDG, encoded by the coding sequence ATGGGACTTGTTGGGATTGAGGAAGTTGCTCGTTCGGTTGGAATTGACCAATCATATTTGATTCATTACGGCAATTATAAAGCAAAGGTTGACAATAAGATTTACTCCGCTATAGGAAAGAAGCAACCAGGCAAGCTTGTGTTGGTGACTTCCATTACGCCAACCAAGGCAGGAGAAGGCAAGACGACTGCTTCAATTGCTCTTGCCGATGGTCTTTCCATGATAGGGGAAAAGGCTATGCTTTGTCTTCGGGAACCTTCGATGGGGCCTGTTTTCGGCCTGAAAGGTGGGGCAACAGGAGGAGGCAAAGCCTCAATCGGACCAGAAGAAGATATCAATCTTCATTTTACCGGTGACATGCATGCGCTTACATCCTCGATCAATCTTATTGCTGCAGTATTGGACAATTCAATCTATCAGGGCAACCCCTTGCACATTGATCCTGATCATATCGTATGGTCACGGGCAATGGATATGAATGACAGGGAATTGAGAAACATTACTGTAGGGCAAGGCAAAGGAAACGGTATAGAACATAAGGGCCATTTCGTCATCACCGTTGCTTCTGAGTTGATGGCAATCCTTTGCCTGTCCTTGGACGCCCAAGACTTTTACAGACGGATTAGAAAGATCATCGTTGCCTATACCTATGATGGGCAACCTGTGACCCTTGCAGACCTCAGGGTTTCCCATGCTGTGATGAAACTGATGAAAGATGCATTGCTGCCGAATCTTGTGCAAACGCTTGAGCATAATCCTGTCTTTGTCCACGGAGGCCCTTTTGCAAATATTGCACATGGGTGTAGTTCGATCAGTGCACTTCACCTTGCAATGCAACTTGCACCGATTACCATAACAGAAGCTGGATTCGGTGCCGACTTGGGGGCTGAGAAATTCATGGATATCTGTTGCCGTGTTGCAGGGACCCAGCCTGTCGGTGCTGTGGTCGTTGCAACTGTAAAGGCTTTGAAGATGCATGGAGGTGTGCCTTACGAGGAACTTGACAAAGAAAATGTTGCAGCTTTGCTTGAGGGAACCTGTAATCTGAAGGCGCATGTCGAGGCTGTCCGTAAGTTTGGTGTGCCCGTTGTCATAGCAATCAATCATTTTGAATTTGATACCCAGGCAGAAGTCGATGCGCTTTCTGGCTGGTGTACTGCGCAGGGCTATGAAGTTGCTTTCCTTGATGGTTTTGCAAAAGGAGGGGCTGGCGCGATCGATCTGGCAAAGAAGGTAGTCTCGATGCTTGCAGGAAATGACAGTCAGTATAGGCCTCTTTATGAGTTGGATTGGCCGGTCAAGAAGAAAATTGAGACAATAGCCAAGGAAATTTATGGAGCAGGAAAAGTCATTTATACTGAGCAGGCAGAAAGACAGCTGGCAAAGTATCACGAAATGGGGCTGGATGATCTATATATCTGTATGGCCAAGACACCCAGTTCATTGACTGATAATCCCAAGATATTGGGAGCTCCGAAAGGCTTTGCCATTACGGTACGTGAAGTATTGCTTTCAGCAGGAGCTGGTTTCCTTATTCCGATGACAGGAAAAGTATTGACCATGCCAGGTCTCAATGCTGTTCCCGCAGCCGTACAGATGGAAGAGGAACCTTTGGTAGGTTTGGATGGTTGA
- a CDS encoding GGDEF domain-containing protein, whose protein sequence is MSFLYVEINAVGASVLLLLLHNIDKGTLGRVMSMDQKLFRSILIMNLLIFLFDSGMWVADGRPGQLWKSINYIVTTVYYLYNPLISFFLLLYADFKIHESRTDLLRRCRFYIIPVCVCSVMTLASPFTGWFFSIDARNRYSHGNFFIVMVLSSFFYLSTCCIMAFRDYQRNRRSENKRIDLHLAFFSLVIIIAAGIQSLFFGISIIWVCSMLACTGLYINIQNDELSTDHLTGLYNRRRLEQHLQRRTKGKRKSLLFLLMFDLDGFKIINDKFGHTAGDEALVRVARLLQQACGKSEDFLARMGGDEFIIVGERSEKKEIEQLMKKIHTLMETFNAQRLTPYTLEASMGYAVLEERDTLDSFYMAADESMYYEKQRKKLEKNTIRNY, encoded by the coding sequence ATGTCATTCTTATATGTGGAAATCAACGCTGTCGGGGCATCGGTGCTGTTACTTCTCCTGCATAACATTGATAAAGGAACTCTGGGAAGGGTCATGTCAATGGATCAGAAGCTGTTTAGGTCCATTCTGATCATGAACCTGTTGATTTTCCTGTTTGACAGCGGTATGTGGGTTGCTGACGGCCGGCCTGGGCAACTGTGGAAAAGCATCAACTATATTGTAACTACTGTATATTATCTATATAACCCTTTGATTTCATTCTTCTTGCTTCTCTATGCAGATTTCAAGATTCATGAAAGCCGGACGGATTTGCTCAGGCGATGCCGCTTCTACATCATTCCTGTCTGTGTATGTTCTGTCATGACCTTGGCCAGTCCCTTTACAGGTTGGTTCTTTTCCATAGATGCAAGGAACCGATATTCCCATGGAAATTTTTTCATTGTCATGGTCCTATCTTCTTTCTTTTATCTTTCTACCTGCTGTATCATGGCTTTTAGGGATTATCAACGGAACAGAAGAAGTGAAAACAAAAGGATTGACTTGCATCTTGCATTCTTTTCTTTGGTAATCATAATAGCAGCCGGGATACAGAGCCTGTTCTTTGGAATTTCTATCATTTGGGTCTGTTCCATGCTTGCCTGCACCGGTCTCTATATCAATATCCAGAATGATGAACTTTCAACGGACCATCTGACCGGTCTGTATAATCGGCGTAGGCTTGAACAGCATCTGCAACGTCGGACCAAGGGCAAGCGTAAGTCCCTTCTGTTTCTATTGATGTTTGACCTTGACGGGTTCAAGATCATCAATGACAAATTCGGTCATACTGCGGGCGATGAGGCCCTTGTACGGGTTGCGAGGTTGTTGCAGCAAGCCTGTGGAAAGTCAGAGGATTTCTTGGCTAGAATGGGTGGTGACGAATTCATTATAGTAGGGGAACGGTCAGAAAAAAAAGAAATTGAGCAACTGATGAAAAAAATCCATACTCTGATGGAAACATTCAATGCCCAGAGATTGACCCCTTATACCTTGGAAGCGAGCATGGGTTATGCAGTTCTTGAAGAGCGTGACACCTTGGACTCATTTTATATGGCAGCAGACGAAAGTATGTACTATGAAAAACAAAGAAAGAAACTCGAAAAAAATACGATACGAAATTATTAA
- a CDS encoding GGDEF domain-containing protein, whose product MFSVIAMIGILLTEIICQTLAQYSQATYIFPHKLLNVIGFGLNPIVPYFLIPFAGNQCTVKWKSAGFILPLVVNTILSIASFWTGLLFSVDAMNAYSRGPLFFVTTAICLYYFLWVVTIEGKRLNTYERHTKVFLFLIICFTLITSFLQILNPEILTLNGGLSIALLLYYMFFLDLQFDYDMQTGIKNREAFEKRMLRIPRENKSATLFVFDLNNLKLTNDTFGHKAGDEMIAVAAASINLCFREYGDAYRIGGDEFCVISRYLSDMDAKNLLVDLDSKIEICSRNRKVPISIAHGFSSFLPSEQEEKSPYMVFSEADDHMYCHKAKQKKVLMQE is encoded by the coding sequence ATGTTTTCTGTCATTGCCATGATCGGTATATTGCTGACAGAAATCATTTGCCAGACTCTTGCGCAATACAGCCAGGCAACGTATATATTTCCTCACAAGCTGCTGAATGTCATCGGTTTTGGGCTTAATCCTATTGTGCCATATTTTCTCATACCGTTTGCAGGAAACCAATGTACCGTAAAATGGAAATCTGCTGGTTTTATCCTTCCTCTGGTTGTGAACACTATTCTGAGTATTGCCAGTTTCTGGACTGGCCTGTTATTCAGTGTCGATGCAATGAATGCATATTCCCGTGGACCGCTTTTCTTTGTGACAACGGCAATTTGCCTATATTATTTCCTTTGGGTCGTGACTATAGAAGGAAAAAGGCTCAATACCTATGAAAGACATACGAAGGTATTCCTTTTCCTGATTATTTGCTTTACCTTGATTACAAGTTTCTTGCAAATCTTGAATCCTGAAATACTTACCCTCAACGGTGGGTTGTCCATTGCTTTATTGCTTTACTATATGTTTTTCCTTGATCTGCAGTTTGACTACGACATGCAGACAGGCATCAAGAACCGTGAAGCTTTCGAAAAGAGAATGCTTCGTATTCCAAGGGAAAACAAAAGTGCAACTTTGTTTGTCTTTGATCTCAATAATTTGAAATTGACCAATGATACTTTTGGACATAAGGCCGGCGATGAAATGATTGCCGTTGCAGCTGCATCCATCAATCTATGCTTCAGGGAATATGGTGATGCATATCGTATCGGTGGAGATGAGTTCTGTGTCATCAGCCGATATTTGTCGGATATGGATGCTAAAAATCTGTTGGTGGACCTGGACTCAAAAATAGAAATTTGTAGCAGGAATCGCAAGGTACCCATAAGCATTGCACATGGTTTTTCATCTTTTCTACCTTCTGAACAAGAAGAAAAAAGCCCTTATATGGTATTCAGTGAAGCTGATGACCATATGTATTGCCATAAGGCAAAACAGAAGAAAGTGCTCATGCAAGAATAA
- a CDS encoding GGDEF domain-containing protein: MNSFLFVDIFSIIPLLFTISLVRYRSIYEMQTFHYLVASALTCVQLVMEITVHILGTASLPRHAVAITVINALGFSIAPIILYAILLFINDGLFRKRAVRLLTLLFEANIVLSFISIKTGWIFHVTNEGFYSRGPYQWIPICLCLYYYFLIGIVFLRHREERVQKDNRLLSAIYLLPLLAIAIQMGFPRILVIWGSSALALLLFYIFLLERQFSYDIQTGLGNRKAFEAYMQELSQTNKPVTIFVFDLNNLKMINDSCGHVTGDEKIRIAADCMKKIFSSIGQSYRIGGDEFCAICNSFDTVKAWKILRDFDACIDKINEGCSDEKISIAHGFAVRVADITPYKAFTLADNAMYYDKVQRKNNQDKAKY, translated from the coding sequence ATGAATTCTTTTCTTTTCGTTGATATCTTTTCAATTATACCTTTGCTTTTTACTATCAGCCTTGTCCGCTATAGGTCAATCTATGAAATGCAGACATTTCACTATCTTGTTGCATCTGCGCTTACTTGTGTCCAGCTGGTAATGGAAATCACCGTACATATCTTGGGAACTGCTTCGCTTCCGAGGCATGCTGTTGCTATTACGGTTATAAATGCCTTAGGGTTTTCGATTGCTCCTATCATACTATACGCTATCCTGCTGTTTATAAATGATGGACTATTCAGAAAACGTGCAGTTCGGTTGCTTACATTGCTTTTTGAAGCAAATATTGTACTCAGTTTTATCAGTATAAAAACAGGCTGGATTTTTCATGTTACGAATGAAGGCTTCTATTCCAGAGGGCCATATCAGTGGATACCGATCTGTCTCTGCCTATATTATTACTTTCTTATCGGTATTGTCTTCTTGCGACATCGTGAAGAAAGAGTTCAGAAGGACAACAGGTTATTGAGTGCTATTTATCTGTTGCCATTGCTTGCTATAGCCATTCAGATGGGTTTTCCCCGTATCTTGGTCATTTGGGGAAGCAGTGCCTTGGCTTTGCTTCTTTTCTATATATTTCTTTTGGAACGGCAGTTCAGTTATGATATTCAAACCGGATTGGGGAATCGCAAGGCATTTGAAGCATATATGCAGGAATTGTCACAGACAAATAAACCTGTAACAATATTTGTCTTTGATTTGAATAACCTGAAAATGATCAATGACAGTTGTGGACATGTTACGGGCGATGAAAAGATTCGGATAGCAGCCGACTGCATGAAAAAGATATTTTCTTCCATCGGACAGTCATATAGGATTGGCGGAGACGAATTTTGTGCAATATGCAATTCCTTTGATACCGTGAAAGCCTGGAAAATTCTCAGGGACTTTGATGCCTGCATAGATAAGATCAACGAAGGCTGTTCGGATGAGAAAATAAGCATCGCACATGGTTTTGCCGTACGCGTAGCTGATATTACACCTTACAAAGCCTTTACCCTTGCGGATAATGCAATGTATTATGATAAAGTACAGAGGAAAAACAATCAGGATAAAGCAAAGTACTAA
- a CDS encoding phosphoribosylanthranilate isomerase, producing the protein MAGMFDEFLRIAQLLNMIGICPVLMGSLGLEYISGLDWHAKDIDIHVPGDPRGWDAPDDIRINRWNDILNMVTIAGYHVVDVHEHEITNGSYTIEFGVSNSLLDFAGISSSDIPFMKTKGASFYLPTLEQYLSIYSASAHDSYRSADKVNRDKEKILYLRQRLKGLRRV; encoded by the coding sequence ATGGCGGGTATGTTTGATGAATTTTTAAGAATTGCACAGTTATTGAACATGATTGGAATCTGTCCTGTACTTATGGGGTCTTTGGGCCTTGAATATATTTCAGGTTTGGATTGGCATGCAAAAGATATCGACATACATGTACCGGGAGACCCGAGAGGATGGGATGCACCGGACGATATTCGGATTAATCGGTGGAATGATATCCTTAATATGGTAACAATTGCAGGATATCATGTAGTTGATGTACACGAACATGAAATTACGAATGGTTCATATACTATAGAGTTCGGGGTAAGCAACTCCTTGCTCGATTTTGCGGGAATTTCTTCCAGCGATATTCCATTTATGAAAACAAAAGGAGCCTCTTTTTATCTCCCGACACTAGAACAGTATTTGTCTATCTATAGTGCTTCGGCACATGATAGTTACAGAAGTGCTGACAAAGTGAATAGGGACAAAGAAAAGATTTTATATCTCAGGCAAAGGCTGAAAGGCTTAAGAAGGGTTTGA
- the rlmD gene encoding 23S rRNA (uracil(1939)-C(5))-methyltransferase RlmD has product MSKYMPCPLADRCGGCQLQDLSYQEQLDDKMDYCEDVLGYWGPVAPILAMEKPVHYRNKAQAVFALQNGKIVSGIYRRGTHWVVPVRSCMLEAEEADEIFHSVRKLMKKFGILPYDEDLGTGLIRHVLVRKAFATGQLLVVIVIGNPIFAQKKQFAALLRQYNPQVETILLDLNGEKTSMVLGEGKDEILYGKGYIEDELCGLKFRLSAKSFYQVNTFQAEQLYEIAMKMAQLKETDVVLDAYCGTGTIGLVAASRGISQLIGIEINHSAVSDAIENARLNHIENASFIEGDASEYCKQMAKEHVKVDVLFLDPPRPGSDERFLAAAIKLGPRKIIYISCNAETLDRDLRYLDRFSDYRVVGIQPIDMFPYTTHVETIVLLQRADA; this is encoded by the coding sequence ATGAGTAAGTATATGCCTTGTCCGCTTGCAGACCGCTGCGGCGGCTGTCAGTTGCAGGATCTGAGTTATCAGGAACAATTGGATGATAAGATGGACTATTGCGAGGATGTCTTGGGATACTGGGGGCCTGTCGCTCCTATCCTTGCTATGGAAAAACCTGTACATTATCGTAATAAAGCTCAGGCTGTATTTGCCTTGCAGAATGGAAAGATTGTCAGCGGTATCTACCGACGGGGCACTCACTGGGTAGTACCTGTCCGTTCCTGTATGCTTGAGGCTGAAGAGGCTGATGAGATTTTCCATTCGGTGCGTAAGCTGATGAAGAAGTTCGGTATCCTTCCTTATGATGAAGACTTAGGTACCGGTCTGATCAGGCATGTCTTGGTCAGGAAGGCTTTTGCGACAGGACAGTTGCTGGTCGTGATTGTCATCGGTAATCCGATTTTTGCCCAGAAAAAGCAATTTGCAGCCTTGCTGAGGCAGTACAATCCCCAGGTGGAGACGATTCTTTTGGATTTGAATGGAGAAAAGACTTCCATGGTGCTGGGCGAAGGAAAGGATGAAATCCTGTATGGAAAGGGATACATTGAAGACGAGCTTTGTGGCTTGAAATTCAGGTTATCTGCAAAATCATTCTACCAAGTCAATACGTTTCAGGCAGAACAGCTATATGAAATTGCCATGAAAATGGCCCAACTGAAAGAAACCGATGTTGTCCTTGATGCTTACTGTGGGACTGGTACCATCGGTCTGGTTGCTGCTAGCAGGGGCATCTCACAGTTGATCGGTATAGAGATCAACCACAGTGCAGTTTCTGATGCCATTGAAAATGCCCGGTTGAACCACATTGAAAACGCCAGTTTCATTGAGGGCGATGCAAGTGAGTATTGCAAGCAGATGGCGAAGGAGCATGTCAAGGTGGATGTGCTTTTCCTTGATCCTCCGAGGCCCGGCAGTGACGAACGTTTCCTTGCAGCTGCCATCAAACTGGGACCTCGGAAGATAATCTATATTTCCTGCAATGCTGAGACTCTTGACCGTGACCTTCGGTATCTGGATCGTTTCAGTGACTACAGGGTAGTAGGAATCCAACCGATAGATATGTTCCCTTATACGACTCACGTGGAGACTATAGTGTTGCTACAGCGGGCTGATGCATAG
- a CDS encoding fumarylacetoacetate hydrolase family protein: MKYVRYGKNNTISYGLLEQNGKIRKIDGNPFDSYTETATVYDINEINLLTPCIFSKALCIGLNYRDHAVEFGLPIPTSPVVFMKPSTSMLPYGGTVVKPEICQRLDYEAELAIVIGKKAHNVSEDAAKQYILGYTCANDITARDLQPKQGQWTIAKGFDTFCPFGPFISDEVDPAHLDISSTLDGKVMQSSNTSNLIFPVPFLVSYLSSIMTLLPGDIILTGTPGGISGMQKGARIEIKIEGLGTLVNTIG; encoded by the coding sequence ATGAAATATGTACGATATGGAAAAAACAACACGATAAGCTACGGTTTGCTTGAGCAAAATGGCAAAATCAGGAAGATAGATGGCAATCCGTTCGACAGTTACACCGAAACAGCTACTGTCTATGACATAAATGAAATCAACTTGCTTACACCATGTATCTTTTCAAAGGCATTGTGCATAGGGTTGAACTACAGGGACCATGCGGTTGAATTCGGACTACCGATCCCGACAAGTCCTGTTGTATTCATGAAACCATCTACATCCATGTTGCCATACGGCGGCACTGTAGTGAAACCGGAAATCTGCCAAAGACTTGACTATGAAGCCGAACTTGCCATAGTCATCGGCAAGAAAGCCCATAATGTTTCGGAAGACGCAGCAAAACAATATATCCTCGGGTATACCTGTGCAAACGACATAACTGCCAGGGATCTCCAGCCGAAACAAGGACAATGGACCATTGCAAAAGGTTTTGATACCTTCTGTCCTTTCGGTCCGTTCATCAGTGATGAAGTTGACCCTGCACACTTGGATATTTCAAGTACCTTGGATGGCAAAGTAATGCAAAGCAGCAACACTTCAAACCTTATTTTTCCAGTACCCTTCCTTGTCAGCTACCTCAGCAGCATCATGACCTTGCTCCCAGGCGACATCATACTCACGGGAACACCCGGAGGTATCAGCGGCATGCAGAAAGGAGCAAGGATAGAAATCAAAATTGAAGGTTTGGGAACCTTAGTCAATACCATAGGTTAG